One region of Streptomyces rishiriensis genomic DNA includes:
- a CDS encoding TetR/AcrR family transcriptional regulator, whose amino-acid sequence MQTATATPTVRKATRPRADALRNRERIVTAAREMLVEFGADVPLDEIARRAGVGNATVYRNFPDRDALVREVVCSVLDRMVQHGQVALAERDAFGALERFVHASADERLSALCPMISSTFDEHHPDLETARERVERIIEEVMDRAKAAGQLRPDVGVGDVMIAVAQLSRPPAGTGCLNADRFVHRHLQVFLDGLRAPAPSVLPGSAVTMEDLRQA is encoded by the coding sequence GTGCAGACCGCGACCGCTACCCCCACCGTGCGCAAGGCGACCCGGCCCCGTGCCGACGCTCTGCGCAACCGGGAGCGGATCGTCACCGCCGCCCGCGAGATGCTCGTCGAGTTCGGTGCCGATGTGCCGCTCGACGAGATCGCTCGCCGGGCCGGTGTCGGGAATGCCACGGTGTACCGGAACTTCCCCGACCGTGACGCCCTGGTGCGTGAGGTCGTCTGCTCCGTGCTGGACCGCATGGTCCAGCACGGACAGGTCGCCCTCGCCGAGAGGGACGCGTTCGGGGCGCTGGAGCGGTTCGTGCACGCCTCCGCCGATGAACGGCTCAGCGCGCTGTGCCCGATGATCTCCAGCACCTTCGACGAGCACCACCCCGACCTCGAAACCGCGCGCGAACGGGTCGAGCGGATCATCGAGGAGGTCATGGACCGTGCGAAGGCGGCCGGGCAGCTCAGGCCCGACGTCGGCGTGGGAGACGTGATGATCGCGGTGGCTCAGCTCAGCCGGCCCCCGGCCGGTACCGGCTGCCTGAACGCCGACCGTTTCGTCCACCGCCACCTTCAGGTGTTCCTCGACGGACTGCGGGCCCCGGCCCCTTCGGTCCTGCCGGGTTCGGCCGTGACCATGGAGGATCTGCGCCAGGCCTGA
- a CDS encoding IclR family transcriptional regulator domain-containing protein, translated as MSAKTTASVPASVPASVPVPVLEAGQAPTEAVSPLIRGIAVLRQLTEAGGTMSLSGLERSTGLARSTVDRITATLTRMGYVRLDGRDATLTPHVMELGNAYLAALRLPALLSARADRLADELDESVSLAVADRDGIRFIHQATRRRAMSLSFRIGDLLPAERTAPGPLFATEWTDEEWQAWRARRTRDPQNSDFPTVPPPPPQSASSDEDFIRRTARAAEENCALDDQLIEPGLVAVSVPVRDPRTARIACVANVVSHTSRHTSADLRETLLPRLRLAVAAMEEDLRRAPRPEQDPPSAGLATWTGASKQELGRGFVESLARGLTVLAAFDESRAELTLTEVAKATGLARATARRALITYEHLGLVTPTPRRAFALTPQVLSLGFPPLSRTSLPRIATPHLTALTDAIQETTSLAVLTERGDEIQYTARATANHVMSVDIAVGTRLPAASTSMGRLLLTGPAAEASYTLIDEEPEQGVRAIAVPIHDRAGRVIAALDAATHVARRTAEECVHDILPALLTTASHIETDLHTAARFTHVPLT; from the coding sequence ATGTCCGCGAAGACGACCGCATCCGTTCCGGCCTCGGTTCCGGCCTCGGTTCCGGTTCCGGTCCTGGAGGCGGGGCAGGCGCCGACGGAGGCGGTTTCGCCACTGATCCGCGGGATCGCCGTGTTGCGGCAGCTGACCGAAGCGGGCGGCACGATGAGCCTGAGCGGGCTGGAGCGGTCCACCGGCCTCGCCCGGTCCACGGTCGACCGCATCACCGCGACCCTCACCCGCATGGGGTACGTCCGTCTCGACGGCCGCGACGCGACCCTCACCCCGCACGTCATGGAGCTGGGCAACGCCTACCTGGCCGCGCTGCGCCTGCCCGCGCTGCTGTCCGCCCGCGCGGACCGCCTGGCCGACGAACTGGACGAGTCCGTGTCCCTGGCGGTCGCCGACCGCGACGGCATCCGCTTCATCCACCAGGCGACCCGCCGCCGCGCGATGTCCCTGAGCTTCCGCATCGGCGACCTGCTCCCCGCCGAACGCACCGCGCCGGGACCGCTGTTCGCGACGGAGTGGACGGACGAGGAGTGGCAGGCCTGGCGCGCCCGCAGGACGCGGGATCCGCAGAACAGCGACTTCCCGACCGTGCCGCCGCCGCCCCCGCAGAGCGCGTCGAGCGACGAGGACTTCATCCGCAGGACCGCGCGGGCGGCGGAGGAGAACTGCGCCCTGGACGACCAGCTGATCGAACCGGGGCTGGTCGCGGTCTCCGTCCCGGTACGGGATCCGCGCACCGCCCGGATCGCGTGCGTGGCGAACGTCGTCAGCCATACGAGCCGGCACACGTCGGCGGACCTGCGCGAGACGCTCCTCCCCCGCCTCCGTCTGGCCGTGGCCGCGATGGAGGAGGACCTGCGCCGGGCACCGCGCCCCGAACAGGATCCGCCCTCTGCGGGACTGGCGACCTGGACCGGCGCGTCGAAGCAGGAGCTGGGCCGCGGATTCGTCGAGTCCCTGGCCCGGGGCCTGACCGTCCTGGCGGCGTTCGACGAGAGCCGGGCGGAGCTGACCCTCACGGAGGTCGCGAAGGCGACCGGCCTGGCGAGGGCGACGGCCCGCCGCGCCCTGATCACCTACGAGCACCTGGGTTTGGTGACCCCCACGCCCCGCCGCGCGTTCGCCCTCACTCCCCAGGTCCTCTCCCTCGGCTTCCCGCCCCTCTCCCGCACGTCCCTCCCCCGGATCGCGACCCCTCACCTGACGGCGCTGACGGACGCCATCCAGGAGACGACCTCCCTGGCGGTCCTGACCGAGCGGGGCGACGAGATCCAGTACACGGCCCGGGCTACCGCGAACCACGTCATGAGCGTGGACATCGCAGTGGGCACCCGGCTCCCGGCCGCCTCCACATCCATGGGCCGCCTCCTCCTGACCGGCCCGGCGGCGGAGGCGTCCTACACCCTCATCGACGAGGAACCGGAACAGGGCGTACGGGCGATCGCGGTCCCGATCCACGACCGGGCCGGCCGGGTGATCGCCGCCCTCGACGCGGCGACCCACGTCGCCCGCCGCACAGCCGAGGAGTGCGTCCACGACATCCTCCCGGCCCTCCTCACTACCGCCTCCCACATCGAGACAGACCTCCACACAGCCGCCCGCTTCACCCACGTCCCCCTGACCTGA
- a CDS encoding MFS transporter translates to MSETAQKAPGKTGGPDANRWKALAFIALAQLMVVLDATIVNIAMPSAQQDLGISDGNRQWIVTAYALAFGGLLLFGGRIADLWGRKRAFVVGLGGFAAASALGGAAANEAMMFGARALQGAFGALLAPAALSLLAVMFTDAKERAKAFGIYGAIAGGGGAVGLILGGFLTEYLDWRWTFFVNIPFAIIAAAGAYFVIREPEGGRNRSALDVPGVILSTLGLVSLVYGFTRAESEGWSDSVTVGMFVASVVLLASFVVVESKVKAPLLPLRVITERNRGGIYLSLGLAIISMFGLFLFLTYYLQIVKGYTPVKTGFAFLPMIAGMITGSTQIGTRLMTRVAPRLLMGPGFLVAALGMLLLTRLEIDTSYAAVLMPAMLLLGLGMGTAFMPAMSLATYGIEPRDAGVASAMVNTSQQVGGAIGTALLNTIAASATTSYIKDHVAGATSRPQQQLVQLEGMVHGYTSAIWFAVGILVAAATIALTLVNAGKPDMGPVAGSGAEDGEDVAVPVMVH, encoded by the coding sequence ATGTCTGAAACAGCCCAGAAGGCCCCCGGTAAGACGGGCGGCCCGGACGCCAACCGCTGGAAGGCGCTGGCGTTCATCGCCCTCGCCCAGCTGATGGTCGTCCTCGACGCCACCATCGTGAACATCGCGATGCCCTCCGCCCAGCAGGACCTGGGCATCTCCGACGGCAACCGGCAGTGGATCGTCACCGCCTACGCCCTCGCCTTCGGCGGTCTGCTGCTCTTCGGCGGCCGCATAGCCGACCTGTGGGGCCGTAAGCGTGCCTTCGTCGTCGGTCTGGGCGGCTTCGCCGCGGCCTCCGCACTCGGCGGCGCCGCCGCCAACGAGGCGATGATGTTCGGTGCCCGTGCCCTGCAAGGCGCGTTCGGCGCCCTGCTCGCGCCCGCCGCACTCTCCCTGCTCGCCGTGATGTTCACCGACGCGAAGGAGCGCGCCAAGGCCTTCGGCATCTACGGCGCGATCGCCGGTGGCGGCGGCGCCGTCGGCCTCATCCTCGGCGGTTTCCTCACCGAGTACCTCGACTGGCGCTGGACGTTCTTCGTCAACATCCCGTTCGCGATCATCGCCGCGGCCGGCGCCTACTTCGTCATCCGTGAGCCCGAGGGCGGCCGCAACCGCTCCGCCCTCGACGTCCCGGGCGTCATCCTCTCCACCCTCGGTCTGGTCTCCCTGGTCTACGGCTTCACCCGCGCCGAGTCCGAGGGCTGGAGCGACTCCGTGACGGTCGGCATGTTCGTCGCGTCCGTCGTGCTGCTGGCTTCCTTCGTGGTCGTCGAGTCCAAGGTCAAGGCCCCGCTGCTGCCGCTGCGCGTGATCACCGAGCGCAACCGTGGAGGGATCTACCTCTCCCTCGGCCTCGCGATCATCTCGATGTTCGGTCTGTTCCTCTTCCTGACCTACTACCTGCAGATCGTGAAGGGCTACACGCCGGTCAAGACCGGTTTCGCCTTCCTTCCGATGATCGCGGGCATGATCACCGGCTCCACCCAGATCGGCACCCGCCTGATGACCCGGGTCGCCCCGCGCCTGCTGATGGGCCCCGGCTTCCTGGTCGCCGCCCTCGGCATGCTGCTGCTGACCCGGCTGGAGATCGACACCTCGTACGCGGCCGTGCTGATGCCGGCGATGCTGCTGCTCGGCCTCGGTATGGGTACGGCGTTCATGCCGGCGATGTCCCTGGCCACCTACGGCATCGAGCCGCGGGACGCCGGTGTCGCCTCCGCGATGGTCAACACCTCGCAGCAGGTGGGCGGCGCGATCGGCACCGCCCTGCTGAACACCATCGCCGCGTCCGCGACGACCTCGTACATCAAGGACCACGTCGCCGGTGCCACCTCCAGGCCCCAGCAGCAGCTGGTGCAGCTGGAGGGCATGGTGCACGGCTACACCAGCGCCATCTGGTTCGCCGTCGGCATCCTGGTCGCCGCCGCCACGATCGCCCTGACCCTCGTCAACGCCGGCAAGCCGGACATGGGCCCGGTCGCGGGCTCGGGTGCGGAGGACGGCGAGGACGTGGCGGTGCCGGTGATGGTCCACTGA
- a CDS encoding bifunctional DNA primase/polymerase, with translation MQQPTAIRRVPRPASLPLLDTALMLAAHSIPPLPLRAGKVPFGNCPDCAGNACGGRPNMKTPGPCRCAGVCHAWAAATTDTRVLTSPAWATAWRRAAAVAYHPGGAGVTVVDLDDAAAVDWAHATLPATLTVPTTRGEHWIYQGVMRSVNAVRPGIDIKSLMAYARWLGPGIGVTAPLPDVVRALVKEPSPARSAPQTPTASLRGGQGVCRHRTPAYLDRGIAMAEQRITAASSAVHATVYRTFLAVLSTHGRCGCLTDAHIGRLFTAAQGKGESARHCTDAWTNALTTLGL, from the coding sequence ATGCAGCAACCCACCGCCATCCGGCGAGTACCCCGCCCCGCCTCTCTGCCACTGCTGGACACCGCCCTCATGCTCGCCGCACACAGCATCCCGCCCCTGCCTCTACGGGCGGGGAAGGTGCCGTTCGGCAACTGCCCGGACTGCGCCGGCAACGCGTGCGGGGGACGGCCGAACATGAAAACCCCCGGCCCCTGCCGGTGCGCCGGCGTCTGCCACGCGTGGGCCGCCGCCACCACCGACACACGCGTCCTCACCTCCCCCGCATGGGCGACGGCATGGCGTCGGGCCGCCGCCGTCGCCTACCACCCGGGCGGCGCCGGCGTGACCGTCGTCGACCTCGACGACGCGGCGGCCGTCGACTGGGCCCACGCCACCCTCCCCGCCACCCTCACCGTGCCGACAACACGGGGAGAGCACTGGATCTACCAGGGCGTCATGCGGTCCGTGAACGCCGTCCGCCCCGGCATCGACATCAAATCCCTTATGGCATATGCCCGTTGGCTCGGTCCCGGCATCGGTGTCACCGCCCCTCTCCCGGACGTTGTGCGTGCGCTCGTAAAGGAGCCGTCTCCGGCCCGCAGCGCGCCACAGACGCCCACAGCGTCCCTGCGGGGTGGGCAGGGGGTGTGCCGTCACCGCACGCCCGCCTATCTGGACCGTGGCATCGCCATGGCCGAGCAGCGCATCACCGCGGCTTCCAGCGCGGTGCACGCCACCGTCTACCGGACGTTCCTCGCGGTGCTGTCGACGCACGGCCGGTGCGGATGCCTCACCGACGCCCACATCGGCCGGCTGTTCACCGCCGCGCAGGGCAAGGGCGAATCGGCCCGGCACTGCACCGACGCGTGGACCAACGCCCTGACCACGTTGGGACTGTGA
- a CDS encoding M6 family metalloprotease domain-containing protein, with protein MQPQPLRTAPARAGEPLRRRIRPRRVAALVSVSVLTLTVSTSAGSGRLAPVPGATTAGAGPVSVARSSALAPCMINGRATVQMSEGLPTPGGYSRSTGTVRALTLMIDFSDAPGRGSALSRYREFFPQTGEWFRTASYGRLDYRAETPIRRWLRMPKPFREYGIERGAPFDPGYRELVQDIVASADPTVDFRSYDLLNVLVTPNAGPSALDTVLSVTFAGNAEAPVADGVTVANASFVYSRQDDGSGSYDRTGYRVLPHENGHVFGLPDLYTQEGGGAVGHWDIMSEDWGANNDLLGWHKWKLGWLDASQIACAASPGTTEYPLTPLSRTAGPKLIFVPLSERTGYAVELRARGGNDESVCRSGVLIYKVDADVDTGMGPVTVYDSHTDSGGCTRSPNVHAELSDAPFAPGETFKDPKRGIRISVVAADLKGDYRVRVSRG; from the coding sequence ATGCAGCCGCAGCCCCTGCGCACCGCCCCGGCCCGCGCAGGCGAGCCACTGCGCCGTCGGATACGCCCGCGCCGCGTCGCCGCCCTCGTCTCCGTCTCCGTGCTGACGCTGACGGTCAGCACGTCGGCCGGATCAGGACGCCTCGCGCCCGTCCCCGGTGCGACGACGGCCGGCGCGGGCCCTGTCTCCGTGGCCCGTTCCTCCGCCCTCGCCCCCTGCATGATCAACGGCCGCGCCACCGTCCAGATGTCGGAGGGCCTGCCCACACCCGGCGGCTACTCCCGCTCCACCGGCACCGTCCGCGCCCTCACCCTGATGATCGACTTCTCCGACGCGCCCGGCCGGGGCAGCGCGCTCAGCCGCTACCGCGAGTTCTTCCCGCAGACCGGGGAATGGTTCCGCACGGCGTCCTACGGCCGACTCGACTACCGCGCCGAGACGCCGATCCGGCGCTGGCTGCGCATGCCCAAGCCGTTCCGCGAGTACGGCATAGAGCGCGGCGCGCCCTTCGATCCCGGCTACCGCGAACTCGTCCAGGACATCGTGGCCTCCGCCGACCCGACGGTGGACTTCCGCTCGTACGACCTTCTGAACGTGCTCGTCACCCCGAACGCGGGTCCCTCCGCCCTGGACACGGTCCTTTCGGTGACGTTCGCCGGCAACGCGGAGGCACCGGTCGCCGACGGCGTGACCGTGGCGAACGCCTCCTTCGTGTACTCCCGCCAGGACGACGGCTCAGGCTCCTACGACCGCACCGGTTACCGCGTACTCCCCCACGAGAACGGCCATGTCTTCGGCTTGCCCGACCTCTACACCCAGGAGGGCGGGGGCGCCGTCGGCCACTGGGACATCATGAGCGAGGACTGGGGCGCCAACAACGATCTGCTCGGCTGGCACAAGTGGAAACTCGGCTGGCTGGACGCCTCCCAGATCGCCTGCGCGGCCTCACCGGGCACGACGGAGTACCCGCTGACCCCCCTCTCCCGCACGGCCGGCCCGAAGCTGATCTTCGTCCCGTTGAGCGAGCGCACCGGTTACGCCGTCGAACTGCGCGCCCGCGGCGGAAACGACGAGTCGGTGTGCCGGTCGGGCGTCCTCATCTACAAGGTTGACGCGGACGTCGACACCGGCATGGGCCCGGTCACGGTCTACGACTCCCACACCGACAGCGGTGGCTGCACCCGCAGCCCCAACGTCCACGCGGAACTCTCCGACGCCCCCTTCGCGCCGGGCGAGACGTTCAAGGATCCCAAGAGGGGCATCCGTATCTCGGTGGTGGCGGCGGACCTGAAGGGCGACTACCGCGTACGGGTGAGCCGGGGGTAG
- a CDS encoding ATP-binding protein: MSDDEKNPARQIITDYAQAHFRYFRTADGTVYAQRNGHPVARPIRSQGTMGSHRQELMVGLFKDGVGVFNGTALKEALDLIEALALTEDVQPVYIRVAPGFDGATWLDLGRADGQSVRIHPTGWDITVPDPREVCWRRTQLTGELPLPAKDTDGKGIDLLMRLCNFANAETECLAIAWLIGCLGPSVPVPAPFLTGPQGAGKSTGGRMLVRIVEGMSGDLRRAPKDEENLIAAVAAGWVTALDNLSHMTPDLSDAMCCIVTGAESVKRALFTDGDVFRVGYRRPLLLTGIDVGVIRPDLAERLLPLRLERPRVRRTEAELWTDYAEVLPVVLGSLLDLTVKVRAVEAETPTDLRMADFAHLCAQLDAATGLGALTAYRASLDDLNDDVIEGDLLAQTVLRHAETIEPGAAQQMTSTEWLHCLSLLYSGDECRALPKGWPTTGKVLSDRLKRLQPTLAARGVLIDSGRTKAGRYLEMTRTVALTLPPHEQQRMH, encoded by the coding sequence GTGTCCGACGACGAGAAGAACCCCGCCCGCCAGATCATCACCGACTACGCGCAGGCGCACTTCCGGTACTTCCGCACCGCCGACGGCACCGTGTACGCGCAGCGCAACGGCCACCCCGTGGCCCGGCCGATCCGCTCCCAGGGCACCATGGGCAGCCACCGGCAGGAACTCATGGTCGGCCTGTTCAAGGACGGAGTGGGCGTGTTCAACGGGACCGCGCTCAAGGAAGCACTCGACCTGATCGAAGCGCTCGCGCTCACCGAGGACGTGCAGCCCGTCTACATCCGCGTCGCCCCCGGATTCGACGGGGCGACGTGGCTGGACCTGGGCCGCGCCGACGGGCAGTCCGTCCGCATCCACCCCACCGGCTGGGACATCACCGTCCCCGACCCGCGCGAAGTCTGCTGGCGACGCACCCAGCTCACCGGGGAACTCCCCCTGCCGGCCAAGGACACCGACGGCAAGGGCATCGACCTACTGATGCGGCTGTGTAACTTCGCCAACGCGGAAACGGAGTGCCTGGCCATCGCGTGGCTGATCGGCTGCTTGGGGCCGTCCGTGCCCGTCCCCGCCCCGTTCCTCACCGGCCCCCAGGGCGCCGGCAAGTCCACCGGGGGCCGGATGCTCGTGCGGATCGTCGAGGGCATGAGCGGCGACCTCCGCCGGGCACCGAAGGATGAGGAGAACCTGATCGCGGCCGTGGCCGCCGGATGGGTCACAGCCCTGGACAACCTCTCCCACATGACCCCGGACCTGTCCGACGCCATGTGCTGCATCGTCACCGGAGCCGAGAGCGTCAAGCGCGCTCTCTTCACCGACGGCGACGTGTTCCGAGTTGGCTACCGCCGGCCCCTGCTCCTGACCGGAATCGACGTCGGAGTCATCCGGCCCGACCTCGCCGAACGGCTCCTGCCCCTGCGGCTGGAACGGCCCCGGGTGCGACGGACCGAGGCCGAACTGTGGACGGACTACGCGGAAGTCCTGCCCGTCGTCCTCGGCTCGCTCCTCGACCTCACGGTCAAGGTCCGGGCCGTGGAGGCGGAGACGCCCACGGATCTGCGGATGGCGGACTTCGCGCACCTGTGCGCGCAACTCGACGCGGCGACCGGCCTCGGGGCGCTCACCGCCTACCGGGCCAGCCTCGACGACCTCAACGACGACGTGATCGAGGGCGACCTGTTGGCGCAGACCGTCCTGCGGCACGCCGAGACCATCGAGCCGGGCGCCGCGCAGCAGATGACGTCCACCGAGTGGCTGCACTGCCTCAGCCTCCTCTACAGCGGCGACGAATGCCGGGCCCTGCCCAAGGGGTGGCCGACCACCGGCAAAGTCCTCTCCGACCGACTCAAGCGCCTCCAACCGACCCTGGCCGCCCGGGGCGTCCTCATCGACTCGGGCCGAACGAAGGCGGGCCGCTACCTCGAAATGACCCGCACGGTCGCCCTGACCCTGCCTCCACACGAGCAGCAGCGGATGCACTGA
- a CDS encoding tyrosine-type recombinase/integrase gives MAPRKRNPNGAGSIWQRKDGRYEARVYVPQPDGTRKRKTVYGTTWEECDTKRQELVLRDRQGIPTPTRSAKLSEWLPYWLKHYVEPRRKLSTYDKYEVQVRLYLVPLLGTRRLESLSVADVRRFITRVQNTHTAATAKEAHRVLRSALTAAVREELITRNVASLVEPPRVKQREIRPWSLEETLGFLEAARSDPLYAAFVLAIAMGLRRGELGGLRWSDVDLDNRVVHVRQQTQRRRGVLYDDDPKSRRIRVVPMPALCLAPLRWHRLRQRETYARTGVAWSETGYVFATRNGRPVEPRNVYRSFTRVAADAGLRVVRLHDARHGCATLLTAAGVAPRVIMEILGHSQISITMDVYTHVVHDTQREAISHMDRLLKRRLPAA, from the coding sequence ATGGCCCCCCGAAAGAGGAACCCCAACGGCGCCGGCAGCATCTGGCAGCGCAAGGACGGGCGTTACGAAGCGCGCGTCTACGTCCCCCAGCCTGACGGCACCCGCAAGCGCAAGACCGTCTACGGCACCACATGGGAGGAGTGCGACACCAAACGTCAGGAGTTGGTTCTGCGCGACCGCCAGGGCATCCCGACGCCCACCCGGTCCGCGAAGCTCTCCGAGTGGCTTCCGTACTGGCTGAAGCACTACGTCGAACCGCGCCGCAAGCTCAGCACGTACGACAAGTACGAAGTGCAGGTGCGGCTCTACCTCGTGCCCCTGCTGGGCACCAGGCGGCTGGAGTCGCTGAGCGTGGCAGACGTGCGCCGCTTCATCACCCGCGTGCAGAACACCCACACGGCCGCGACCGCGAAGGAGGCGCACCGGGTGCTGCGCTCGGCGCTCACGGCGGCCGTGCGCGAAGAACTGATCACGCGGAACGTGGCGTCGTTGGTGGAGCCACCGCGCGTCAAGCAGCGGGAGATCCGTCCCTGGTCCTTGGAGGAGACGCTGGGCTTCCTCGAGGCTGCGCGCAGCGATCCGCTGTACGCGGCGTTCGTGCTGGCCATTGCCATGGGTCTGCGACGCGGCGAGTTGGGGGGCCTGCGCTGGTCGGACGTGGACCTGGACAACCGCGTCGTGCACGTCCGCCAGCAGACGCAGCGCCGCAGAGGCGTGCTGTACGACGACGACCCCAAGAGCCGCCGCATCCGCGTGGTGCCGATGCCCGCGCTGTGCCTCGCACCGCTGCGGTGGCACCGGCTGCGGCAGCGCGAGACGTACGCGCGCACGGGCGTCGCCTGGTCCGAGACCGGCTACGTCTTCGCCACACGCAACGGCCGGCCGGTCGAGCCGCGGAACGTCTACCGGTCCTTCACGCGGGTCGCGGCTGACGCGGGCCTGCGGGTGGTCCGGCTGCACGACGCACGGCACGGCTGCGCCACGCTGCTGACGGCGGCTGGCGTCGCGCCACGGGTCATCATGGAGATCCTGGGCCACAGCCAGATCAGCATCACGATGGACGTGTACACGCACGTCGTGCACGACACCCAGCGGGAGGCGATCAGCCACATGGACCGGCTGCTCAAGCGCCGTCTGCCCGCCGCCTGA
- a CDS encoding helix-turn-helix domain-containing protein: protein MLTVVTSNPQALTVPEVMTALRLSRSKVYDLIRSKQLPSYTSGRARRIPVDAVRHYMQDRLEENAA, encoded by the coding sequence GTGCTGACCGTCGTCACGAGCAACCCCCAAGCCCTCACCGTTCCGGAAGTCATGACCGCTCTGCGGCTCAGCCGCAGCAAGGTCTACGACCTGATCCGCTCCAAGCAGCTCCCTAGCTACACGTCCGGTCGCGCACGCCGCATCCCGGTCGATGCCGTACGCCACTACATGCAGGACCGACTTGAGGAGAACGCAGCCTGA